Proteins encoded in a region of the Enterococcus gilvus ATCC BAA-350 genome:
- a CDS encoding zinc-dependent alcohol dehydrogenase, whose protein sequence is MKTAVFYDVKKLVVEDTPLPDLPKDKLLMKIDTCAICTWEQRVYTGVKKVDYPFIGGHEIAGEIFQVGEAVEGDWKAGDKVVFGTNLACGHCYYCRVGEEQNCLNFDHSKQQPGLPHKGMGGLSEYLVVDPANIFSYQHVPAEEASLTEPLSCVLHSVETAEVDFGDYVLVVGAGIMGMLHLQLAQKRGAIAIVSDPNEARLELAKTLGAAHVVNPIKENLTEKVLAYTENLGAQIIFNTTPISGLIPGLLESLSNTGTMMLYSSYYPDEPVGIAFDHIHKTGQQIKGTANSNKRDFIRAARMISHGVVDVKPFITKIYPLSEIEAAFEEAVNTEAFRIVIDFEEEREGKGC, encoded by the coding sequence TTGAAAACAGCAGTGTTTTATGATGTGAAGAAATTGGTGGTGGAGGACACACCACTACCGGATCTTCCAAAGGATAAACTATTAATGAAGATCGATACCTGTGCTATCTGTACTTGGGAGCAGCGGGTCTATACGGGTGTCAAAAAAGTGGACTATCCTTTTATCGGCGGCCACGAAATCGCAGGCGAGATCTTTCAAGTAGGAGAAGCCGTCGAGGGGGATTGGAAGGCTGGCGACAAAGTAGTCTTTGGCACAAATCTGGCGTGCGGTCATTGCTACTATTGCCGTGTCGGAGAAGAGCAAAATTGCCTGAATTTCGACCACAGCAAACAACAGCCGGGCTTGCCTCACAAAGGAATGGGAGGCTTGTCTGAATATTTAGTCGTTGATCCGGCGAATATTTTCAGTTACCAGCACGTCCCAGCCGAAGAGGCGTCATTAACAGAGCCCCTGTCCTGTGTGCTCCACAGTGTCGAGACGGCAGAGGTTGATTTCGGGGACTACGTACTCGTCGTGGGTGCCGGAATCATGGGGATGCTCCATCTGCAATTGGCACAAAAAAGAGGGGCGATCGCGATCGTATCTGATCCAAATGAGGCGCGGTTGGAATTAGCGAAAACCTTGGGCGCGGCTCACGTGGTCAATCCCATCAAAGAAAACTTGACGGAGAAAGTCTTGGCTTATACGGAGAATCTGGGGGCGCAGATCATTTTTAACACCACGCCGATCTCAGGCTTGATCCCCGGGTTGTTGGAGAGTCTGTCGAACACGGGAACGATGATGCTCTATTCTTCCTATTATCCAGATGAGCCTGTGGGGATCGCCTTCGACCATATCCATAAAACCGGTCAGCAGATCAAAGGAACAGCGAATTCCAACAAGCGGGACTTTATTCGTGCCGCTCGTATGATCAGTCACGGTGTTGTGGATGTGAAGCCCTTTATTACGAAGATCTATCCGCTGAGTGAGATCGAAGCGGCTTTTGAGGAAGCGGTAAATACGGAAGCATTTCGGATCGTGATCGACTTTGAAGAAGAAAGAGAGGGCAAAGGATGTTAG
- a CDS encoding class II fructose-bisphosphate aldolase, with protein sequence MLVTVKELLAEAEEQQRAVGAFNVPNLEAVRGVIQAAEMLKVPVILQHAEVHESLISIEEIGPVMVHFAKEASVPVAVHLDHGSSLAECIKAIRLGFTSIMYDASLKDYETNVKESSELVRIAHSVNVSVEAELGEMTNSTVGSGEGRASEEGAIGNQDLFTNPQQAQDFVEATGVDSLAISFGTVHGKYFAEPNLDFDRIAAIRATTGNRPLVMHGGSGVSEEDYKQAIAAGIRKINYYTYMNLAAGQALQRAIEEQPKEELFFDEFSLAATAAIKENVAKTLRIFNRL encoded by the coding sequence ATGTTAGTGACAGTCAAAGAATTGTTGGCAGAAGCAGAGGAGCAGCAGCGGGCAGTCGGCGCCTTCAACGTTCCCAATCTGGAAGCGGTGCGGGGCGTGATCCAAGCCGCGGAGATGCTGAAGGTCCCGGTGATCCTTCAGCATGCAGAGGTGCATGAATCCCTCATTTCGATCGAAGAGATCGGCCCGGTGATGGTCCATTTCGCAAAAGAAGCGTCAGTTCCCGTGGCTGTGCATCTGGATCACGGATCGAGTCTTGCCGAATGCATCAAAGCGATCCGTTTGGGCTTCACCTCGATCATGTACGATGCCTCGTTGAAGGACTACGAGACAAATGTAAAGGAATCGTCTGAACTTGTCCGTATCGCCCACAGCGTCAATGTGTCTGTCGAAGCGGAGCTGGGGGAGATGACGAATTCGACCGTGGGCAGTGGAGAAGGGCGCGCGTCAGAAGAAGGCGCGATCGGCAATCAAGACCTGTTCACCAACCCGCAGCAGGCCCAAGACTTTGTTGAAGCGACAGGCGTGGATAGCTTGGCGATCTCCTTCGGCACCGTCCACGGAAAATATTTCGCAGAGCCGAATCTAGATTTTGACCGCATCGCGGCGATCCGTGCAACAACTGGGAATCGCCCTCTGGTCATGCATGGCGGTTCAGGTGTGTCTGAGGAAGACTACAAACAGGCGATCGCTGCCGGCATTCGCAAGATCAATTATTATACCTATATGAATCTTGCCGCTGGTCAAGCGCTGCAACGGGCGATCGAAGAGCAGCCAAAAGAAGAACTCTTTTTTGATGAATTTTCTTTGGCTGCCACTGCCGCGATCAAAGAAAATGTAGCCAAGACCTTACGAATATTCAACCGTTTATAA